Proteins from a single region of Rhodovibrio salinarum DSM 9154:
- the recR gene encoding recombination mediator RecR — protein MAVNEIDKLIQLLGRLPGLGPRSARRAVLYLMKRRDQLMVPLAQAMQAAAEKIRACSECGNLDAQDPCAVCRDPERDSHVICVVEDVGDLWALERTSAFKGRYHVLGGTLSALDGRGPEQLNLDRLVRRVQEQGVDEVILALSATVDGQTTAHYIAEKLRAHGVAVTRLAHGVPVGGELDYLDDGTLTAALNARK, from the coding sequence GTGGCCGTCAACGAGATCGACAAGCTGATCCAGCTGCTGGGCCGTCTGCCTGGGCTTGGGCCGCGCTCGGCCCGGCGGGCGGTGCTGTACCTGATGAAGCGCCGCGACCAGTTGATGGTGCCGCTGGCTCAGGCGATGCAGGCCGCTGCGGAGAAGATTCGGGCCTGCTCGGAATGCGGCAACCTGGATGCGCAGGACCCTTGTGCCGTCTGCCGCGATCCCGAGCGCGACAGCCATGTGATCTGTGTGGTCGAGGACGTGGGCGACCTTTGGGCGCTGGAACGTACCAGTGCGTTCAAGGGGCGCTACCACGTCCTCGGCGGCACGCTGTCGGCGCTCGATGGTCGCGGGCCGGAACAGCTGAACCTGGACCGGCTGGTCCGGCGGGTGCAGGAGCAGGGCGTGGACGAGGTGATCCTCGCCCTTTCCGCCACTGTCGATGGCCAGACGACCGCCCACTACATCGCCGAAAAGCTCCGCGCCCACGGCGTGGCAGTCACGCGCCTGGCTCACGGCGTTCCGGTCGGCGGCGAACTTGACTACCTGGATGACGGCACTTTGACCGCTGCGCTCAACGCACGGAAGTAG
- a CDS encoding DNA polymerase III subunit gamma/tau: MSDSHDAAPPADPADGGSGAATSSNVGAPDPYRVLARKYRPETFDDLIGQDALVRTLTNALQAGRMPQAFVLTGVRGVGKTTTARIIARALNCIGPDGQGGPTPRPCGVCEHCTAIAQDRHVDVIEMDAASRTGVDDIRDLIDGVRYRPVTARRKVYIVDEVHMLSKNAFNALLKTLEEPPEHVTFVFATTEIRKVPVTVLSRCMRFDLRRVDQDTLVQHFRNLLTKEGIAAEDQALAMVARAADGSVRDGLSLLDQASALSGGEIGEPVVKDMLGLADRGRVYDLYDAVLGGQAKQALDVLADLYDAGADPAVVLQDLLEVTHTLTRLQVVGAGEALAGLPEVERTRGAEMAKALNPAQLARNWQMLLKGLQETQNAPQPRQAAEMVLLRLVYAGELPTPGELVKQLKGEGGAVSGGGRGGSVGGGGASAGNAGSAQASRSSVEASGGGGTQTRAVQGAGGATAQRQAAPAPEQTPEPADQAQTEATPELPQPQSFQDVVKLASDKRELKLAADLRNAVHLVRFEPGHIEVRPNANAPKDLAGNLGRLLSDWTGRRWVVSLSQDAGDPTLFEQEQQRKAEERARLLQHPKVQAVLETFPGAKLINYTGADGPGSAPAVPDDASDDDGEASAEAPGDDGLDQIDDPDHDGYGDEIDPNDPRFQ; this comes from the coding sequence ATGTCCGATTCGCACGACGCCGCACCGCCCGCCGATCCAGCCGATGGCGGGAGCGGCGCAGCCACGTCTTCCAACGTCGGGGCGCCCGATCCCTACCGCGTGCTCGCCCGGAAATACCGGCCGGAGACGTTCGACGATCTGATCGGTCAGGATGCGCTGGTGCGGACCCTGACCAATGCACTGCAGGCCGGGCGGATGCCCCAGGCCTTCGTCCTGACCGGCGTGCGTGGGGTCGGCAAGACCACGACCGCCCGGATCATCGCCCGGGCGTTGAACTGCATCGGTCCGGATGGGCAGGGCGGACCGACACCGCGGCCCTGCGGGGTGTGCGAGCACTGCACCGCGATCGCGCAGGACCGGCACGTCGACGTCATCGAGATGGACGCCGCGAGCCGCACCGGCGTTGACGACATCCGCGATCTGATCGACGGCGTGCGCTATCGCCCGGTGACCGCCCGGCGGAAGGTCTACATCGTGGACGAGGTCCACATGCTCTCCAAGAACGCCTTCAACGCGTTGTTGAAGACGCTGGAGGAGCCGCCGGAACACGTCACCTTTGTCTTCGCCACCACTGAAATCCGCAAGGTCCCGGTCACGGTGCTGTCGCGCTGCATGCGCTTTGACCTGCGCCGGGTCGACCAGGACACGCTGGTCCAGCATTTCCGCAACCTGCTGACCAAGGAAGGCATCGCGGCCGAGGATCAGGCGCTCGCCATGGTCGCGCGGGCGGCCGATGGCTCGGTGCGCGACGGGCTGTCGCTGCTCGACCAGGCCTCCGCGCTGTCCGGCGGTGAGATCGGCGAGCCGGTCGTGAAGGATATGCTGGGCCTGGCCGACCGGGGGCGGGTCTACGATCTGTACGATGCTGTCCTGGGCGGACAGGCGAAGCAGGCGCTCGATGTCTTGGCCGATCTGTACGATGCCGGCGCCGATCCCGCGGTGGTGTTGCAGGACCTGCTGGAGGTCACCCACACCCTGACCCGTTTGCAGGTCGTGGGGGCGGGCGAGGCGCTGGCCGGTCTGCCGGAGGTCGAACGCACGCGCGGGGCGGAGATGGCCAAGGCGCTCAATCCCGCCCAGTTGGCGCGCAACTGGCAAATGCTGTTGAAGGGCCTGCAGGAAACCCAGAACGCGCCGCAGCCGCGCCAGGCCGCGGAGATGGTGCTGTTGCGCCTGGTCTACGCCGGCGAGCTGCCGACCCCGGGAGAGTTGGTTAAGCAGCTGAAGGGGGAGGGCGGCGCCGTTTCCGGCGGGGGGCGCGGTGGATCTGTCGGCGGTGGCGGTGCGTCCGCGGGAAACGCCGGTAGCGCGCAGGCGTCGCGGTCGTCGGTCGAGGCGTCGGGCGGCGGCGGAACGCAGACCCGGGCGGTTCAGGGAGCCGGTGGCGCGACCGCACAGCGTCAGGCCGCCCCCGCGCCCGAGCAGACGCCGGAGCCCGCCGATCAGGCACAGACCGAGGCCACCCCGGAGCTGCCGCAGCCGCAGAGCTTTCAGGACGTGGTCAAGCTGGCCAGCGACAAACGCGAGCTGAAGCTGGCCGCCGATCTACGCAATGCGGTTCATCTGGTGCGTTTCGAGCCGGGGCATATCGAGGTCCGACCGAACGCCAACGCGCCCAAGGATCTGGCCGGCAATCTGGGGCGGCTGCTGTCGGACTGGACGGGTCGGCGGTGGGTCGTTTCCCTGTCCCAGGACGCGGGCGATCCGACGCTGTTCGAGCAGGAGCAGCAACGCAAGGCGGAAGAACGCGCGCGCCTGCTGCAGCACCCCAAGGTGCAGGCCGTGCTCGAAACCTTTCCAGGTGCCAAGCTGATCAACTACACAGGCGCTGACGGGCCGGGAAGCGCGCCGGCGGTGCCGGATGACGCATCCGATGATGACGGCGAAGCGTCGGCCGAGGCGCCGGGCGACGATGGGCTGGATCAGATCGACGATCCGGACCACGACGGCTACGGCGATGAAATCGATCCTAATGACCCGCGCTTTCAGTGA
- a CDS encoding YbaB/EbfC family nucleoid-associated protein — translation MKNLSNMMKQAQQMQEKMQEMQERLAQEEITGTAGGGMVQVTITGKGQTSKVSIDPSLIDPNEGGVLEDLVAAANNDARQKLDEYTQQQMSELTGGMDLPAGFKLPGM, via the coding sequence ATGAAGAACCTGAGCAACATGATGAAGCAGGCGCAGCAGATGCAGGAAAAAATGCAGGAGATGCAGGAGCGCCTGGCCCAGGAAGAGATCACCGGCACGGCCGGCGGCGGCATGGTGCAGGTCACGATTACCGGCAAGGGGCAGACCAGCAAGGTGTCGATCGATCCCTCGCTGATCGATCCGAACGAGGGTGGCGTGCTGGAAGATCTGGTCGCCGCGGCCAATAACGATGCACGTCAGAAGCTGGACGAGTATACCCAGCAGCAGATGTCCGAACTGACCGGCGGCATGGACCTGCCGGCCGGCTTCAAGCTGCCGGGCATGTAA
- a CDS encoding DUF4139 domain-containing protein encodes MTRSTLTALATVAALVAGPAAAQQDSAPDVPAAAGGDRLAIYQDDLALVTTARSVTLEPGTAQLQIDRISPRIVPGSLDVAAPGLQVTQQRLAPWPLDRRALLAAHLGREVTLVRPGANGGDGARVTATLLSIENGLVLRVDDRIEVDPAGRIVFPDLPDSLSTSPRADIRVNVEEAGDRRLTLRYLTQGLSWSTQYVARYDAEAGVMDLSGMARIENDLPVAFGARQVRLLAGQVSQVNGDEGGGPGPRKMAAMAARVEDARVPTPQTQADLKVYPLPDALDLPAGGQVQVPLMQVEEVPVEREYRLTGLATAYPYNGVRGPSAASVRLRVPDTSEAGFGQPLPAGTLRVYAGDLYRGAQQIDDIPVGGELTVNLGRAFDVTATARQTDYTQLSERSYETAQEITVSNAKDQAVQVKVRGHFPADWEMRRESHSHDSEDASTPVWTLEVPAGGETVLSYRVRVRN; translated from the coding sequence ATGACGCGCAGCACCCTGACCGCGCTTGCCACTGTCGCCGCGCTTGTCGCCGGCCCGGCCGCCGCGCAGCAGGATAGCGCCCCGGATGTGCCGGCCGCAGCAGGCGGCGATCGGCTGGCGATCTACCAGGACGATCTGGCGCTGGTCACGACCGCGCGGTCGGTCACGCTGGAGCCCGGTACCGCGCAATTGCAGATCGACCGGATCAGTCCGCGTATCGTCCCCGGCAGCCTGGACGTGGCGGCCCCGGGCCTGCAGGTCACGCAGCAGCGGCTGGCGCCCTGGCCGCTCGACCGCCGCGCGCTCCTGGCGGCGCACCTGGGCCGCGAGGTAACGCTGGTGCGTCCGGGGGCGAACGGCGGTGACGGCGCGCGGGTGACCGCCACGCTGCTGTCGATCGAAAATGGCTTGGTGTTGCGCGTCGACGACCGGATCGAGGTCGATCCCGCCGGACGGATCGTCTTTCCCGACCTGCCCGACAGCCTGTCCACCAGTCCGCGCGCGGATATCCGCGTCAATGTCGAAGAGGCCGGCGACCGACGCCTGACCCTGCGCTACCTGACCCAAGGGCTGTCCTGGTCGACCCAGTACGTCGCGCGCTACGACGCGGAGGCTGGGGTCATGGACCTCTCCGGCATGGCACGGATCGAAAACGACCTGCCGGTTGCCTTCGGTGCCCGGCAGGTGCGCCTGCTGGCCGGGCAGGTGTCGCAAGTTAACGGCGACGAGGGCGGCGGCCCCGGCCCCCGGAAGATGGCGGCGATGGCCGCCCGGGTGGAGGATGCGCGCGTGCCCACGCCGCAGACGCAGGCGGACCTGAAGGTCTATCCCCTGCCGGATGCCCTGGACCTGCCCGCCGGTGGCCAGGTGCAGGTGCCGCTGATGCAGGTGGAAGAGGTGCCCGTCGAGCGGGAGTATCGCCTGACCGGCCTGGCTACGGCCTATCCCTACAACGGCGTGCGCGGGCCGTCGGCCGCCAGTGTGCGGCTGCGTGTGCCGGACACCTCGGAGGCCGGGTTCGGCCAGCCGCTGCCGGCGGGCACGCTGCGCGTCTATGCTGGCGATCTTTATCGGGGGGCGCAGCAGATCGACGATATCCCGGTTGGTGGCGAGCTGACGGTCAATCTGGGCCGGGCATTCGACGTCACTGCGACGGCGCGGCAGACCGACTACACCCAGTTGAGCGAGCGCAGCTACGAGACCGCGCAGGAAATCACGGTGAGCAACGCCAAGGATCAGGCGGTGCAGGTGAAGGTCCGGGGCCACTTCCCAGCGGACTGGGAGATGCGTCGGGAAAGCCATTCCCACGATTCGGAGGATGCCAGCACGCCCGTCTGGACGCTGGAGGTGCCGGCCGGCGGCGAGACCGTGCTGAGCTACCGCGTGCGCGTGCGCAACTAA